A window of Gorilla gorilla gorilla isolate KB3781 chromosome 5, NHGRI_mGorGor1-v2.1_pri, whole genome shotgun sequence genomic DNA:
GTCCCCAGTGCCTGGACAGCACTGGCTTTGTTTCAAATACCCCTTAGTTAATAGGAAATTTAAATGTCCCTGGGCAGTTACATCCTGTTTGGTCCTATATAAAAGCATTTCAGTCCTTTCCTTACATGGAAATTTCACAGACTGAAACACCAGCTTGATTCTAGAACAAAGATGCTCAGTCTCAGGATCAATTGAGATTTGTTTCTACCGAGAGATCCACTCTGGTGAGTAAAACTTCTTCAAATTTTATGGAATTTATCCAACATTTGTGTAGCACCTGCTTAGTGCCAGTGACTATGTGAGTCTTCAAAGTTATAACTCTAAATAAGATATATAATTTCTCACTCCTTAACTAAGAACAGTTTAAATAAGCTGGGATATCTATGCAAATAAGTtagtataaattataaaaaagtatataaagcATAAAAAAGTTAGTATAAATTATAAAGAATCTTAAATGAATGCAATCTGGGCTCCAAAGAGTGACAATTCTTCTTGGGTCGACAGTTAAACTCAGGTGAATTATAAATGGAAAGAGACAATGTAGCTGTGTTAAAAGATAGTTAAGTATTTGCGAAACAAATGAGaggagactttttttcttttttttgagacgagtctcgctctgtcacccaggctggagtgcaatggcgcgatcttggctcactgtaacctccgcctcctgggttcaaacaattctcctgcctcagcctccctagtagctgggattacaggggcccaccaccgtgcccggctaatttttgtatttttagtagagatggggttttgccatgttggccaggctggttttgaactcctgacctcaggtgatctgcccacctcagcctcccaaagtgctgggattacaggtgtgagcaaccgtgcTCAGCCATGAGGGGCAATTCTAATGGGAGGACTTCCAGACAGGAGGGATAGTGtgatttaagaaaacaaacagcatGGTGATACAACCTGATTGATTTATAAGAGTAATTAAGTCAGTCGGCATTATTAGACATGGAGATTGGCATGGGGTTAGAGAAGTCACAATGATAGATAATACTGGAATGGCAGTCAGGAAGCATTGTAAAGATATTATTTGCCGTCCTAAGCTTTTTGGGCATCATTGCATAATCAAGTCAATAAAGAGTTAAAAGCTAAATTAATGTTACAAGATGTGATCTGCATCACCATTTGTCCTGGCAACAGCATTGAAGTTGGATtagaaatacataaaactgaagaaTAAAATATTGCCAGAGATAATGAAGGTTTGAACTAATCTGTACGTGTGACAGCAAGATGTAATAACTACAACAGATAGTAAGCAAATAAAATTTTGGTGTTTGATTGGATATATAGATTAAAGCAAAGTTGTGCCATTCTTTGAAATAGGTCACAGTGACAGGGAGATGTCTGGGAGAAGAGATGAGTCCTTATGGGAAAGACCCATTCGGGGCAGTGATGTGCCAACTGTGAAGCAGGATATGAGGACCTGCAACCCAGAAGACCTATGGTAGTGATCGAAACAGCAGACTATTATTTTCTGTTGTGTAGGAAAATAGTTAATCTGTCTTCTTTAAAAGGCACAAGAATATTTTTGAGTAAACAAAAGTACAGAAAGAAAGTGTCAGGACAAATTTTTGGAAAccatcaaatttcaataaatgttaaaagaagacCCAGATAAAGAgactaagaaaaaatattcagagaGGAAATAGAAAACGAGAACTAAGTGGCATAGAGCCAATGGAAGTCAGCTGTTTTAGAAGAAAGAACTGTTTAATAGTGTCATATATTtgagaaagaaagtttaaaataaaaacaaaataggaagAGTGCATTGAGTTTACCATTGTGATAGTTATTTGTGGATTTGCTGGAGCTGTTTGTGAGGACTCACGAAGGAAGCATGATAAACATAGTTCAAAAATTGAACCAAATATGCAAGGGCACAGAATGATACCCTATTCTGCTCATAAAGCATGGCTGTAAAGAGAAGGGACATTATAAGTAAGTCCTAAGTGTGGAGtgaaggcttttctttttctttaaaatggatGAGTCTTAAGattatctctatctatctatctatctatcatctatctgtctctaATCTATCATCTGTCAACAGAGCATAGTGAAACAATCTGGTTCATTAAGAGTAATCTCAGTAAATCAACATTATTAGAATTTTTAGACATGGAGTTTGTGttgattttatacacacacatatacagacacacacacacataaaatgtgCACTattatgaaagagagagagagcaagcacaCACTGTGGCAAAGATGCCCATTGCGATAGAGCAAGGTTGAGTATAGGGTTGGTCACTGACTTGGAAAGGAAAAACgagctctttctctgtctttgaaaCCCTGGAGTGGGTGGAATTAAATCATATTGGAGATCATTTCATTTGTATACAGGTAGGAAACGGAGGGGATTAACATATAATTACCTATGTTTTCTCATTGAAGTTATTGGCAATGCTGTCTCCCAGGAAATAGAGGAAAATAGTGAAGAAGAGACTTAGGATGCTAATTCTTTAGAGCAGCTACTGGAATGAATTagagtttacctacataacataTTTGCACATGTACCACTGAACCTAAAAGATAACTACTTTCAAAAAATtgagggtttcaacatatgagaGGTAAAAAACGGAAAAGTTtagaaatgttttgtagaataaAATTTGCATATAAGTGGTCAGTGAAGACAGAAAAAAGTGCTTGGGGGAAACAAATAACATTGAAAGAGTCATTTTACTCTTCACCAaaaaatgtttagttttattataaaataaagtatttaatgCAGGTATGACTTGGAAGGATTGAACACAGGTTTTACATGTTCTCACAGTATCATCCTTAATCCTAAGTGTATCTCCACACGTATATGATTCCCTTCTTATTTGATAAGTGATGAATTAATCAATACAATTTGGAACTAGtgaaattaaaatgatgaaattttccatttattaatcagatataaaaattattcgTTAtgtcttcaaagaaaataaaaataaaaataggttggTGGGAGTTGTTGAGAGGAGAATatggtgtgtgcattcaagttTTTTCTTAAcgatttttctcctccttccctctatGGAGAAACCTTAATGGGGAGGCTAAATGATAGAGGTTTTTCTTAGATTACACTAACAATGTGTATTAGAAGTGGTAAGTAACAtgatgcttttaatttttcaagcCAGAgacaataagttttaaaatataagtgaatTGCTTTAAtctattcacattttattttaaattccaaaacTACCATCCAATATTTGGAGCAAGTTAAGCCAGGCATTAAGATTGGCAGCAATGGGGATTAAGCCATATCTAATGGAGGACCAGGAAAACTGTAGGAGCAAGAAACCTAGAGAAACTTTGAAGAGAGTAACCCCTGTTTTCCTCTGATTCCTACTGCCATGAATCAGGGGATGTGACCATCAGTGAGGGATTAAGGGCCCTTCTAGGCCTGAGACTGttctttgtggaaaaaaaaattttcctaaaAATTAGTTTCAGTCAGTTCTGAAAATAAATTACAGCAAAATCAAAAAGATCTTGGTTTAAGTGAGTTTTAACCTTTTCCTACAGCTTAGGGAttaataaatgaaacaaactaCAATATCAGATGTAGTTACTTAAAAATCAGATGCAGTAACTCATGTAACTTAGCCATTAAGTTTTTATCTACATAGAACTGAAATCAATTATGTAGATATTCAGTTAAATAAGTATTTACTTAGAACCTATATGTTAGATACCATTGGTCAAGGGTGAAGAAATGGACAGAAATGATGAAGGAATAGTCTTTGTGCAGAAGAAACTCAGTGAAAATGATACTGATTGACCTTTCAACAAATGcacagatttaaaaagaaaaaaaaaggcaaaaattagttAGCAGAGTGATTCTGATACACAAAATAATTCTATGATGATGTTGATTCTATAATAATAgcacatttaaaatgaaataggaaaagttacatcatttaatcctcctaacaaTTGTTACATCtggtatagatttttttttgtttggttggttattTTAAGAAATGGGCTCCCACTATCTAATATATTTCAAgtcctagaaagaaaaaaaaatatatatatatatatatttcattcagGAAGTCACAATGAGACATAGCACTAGAAAGATATAGTCTACTACCTAGCATTCTGCCTATCACACAGATTTTAGAAAatctctttatttcttcaaatggaTTTGATTGAAAATGTCCAACCCCAAGTTGTCATAAGAATTTTGAGAATTAAACGTTCTTTGACGGTGAATCTTTGTCACTTAGTTGCAAAATCTCCAAAGCTCAGGATTCAATGCCTGATATCAGTGACATCTGCATTTTACAATTTTGAGACATTTCATTTTTCAGAATTTCTATGAAAAGTTTATTACAATCAAatgtaatctttttaaaatgttaagagcttttcaaaggaaaaaatatgattGTTCTTTGAGCTAACCTCTCTTCTAGATTAGCTTCTGAGCTGTTTCTAGATCCATTTGCAAGGTGGTATCAATAACTTCATGTTAGCTGGTTAGCAAAAGAAGCTATATAGTGCATCATTGTAATACTAAGGCATCATATAGAAGATGTAATGAGATTGGTATGCTAGAATCATTTTCATTGACTTTATTGAAGGTAAAGACTTTATCATTTCCATCAATTTCTCCCTCTTTGACAATGCAAACTCTGCTCCAGAAAATGTTTATGACTTGTTGATCACATTCAGGGATTCTATTTCTGAATAATTGCTAAAACGTTTTTGAATTGAATATTAACTAATCACAATGAAAATGAATTCATCTCATTTCAGTACCTCCATGCTGAGGAATTGAGTTACTTGACACACAAATATATTAGATGTCATGCATTTTCTTCCTACTGTTCTTTGGCTTCCTAAACAGAGTCACACTTGGTATCTTCAGAGAGACTATGGTCAATTTGACTTCAATGAGTGGATTCCTTCTTATGGGGTTTTCTGATGAGCGTAAGCTTCAGATTTTACATGCATTGGTATTTCTGGTGACATACCTGCTGGCCTTGACAGGCAACCTCCTCATTATCGCCATTATTACCGTGGACCGTCGTCTCCATTCCCCcatgtattactttttaaagcaCCTCTCTCTTCTGGACCTCTGCTTCATCTCTGTCACAGTCCCCCAGTCCATTGCAAATTCACTTATGGGCAACGGTTACATTTCTCTTGTTCAGTGCATTCTTCAGGTTTTCTTCTTCATAGCTCTGGCCTCATCAGAAGTGGCCATTCTCACAGTGATGTCTTATGACAGGTACGCAGCAATCTGTCAACCACTTCATTATGAGACTATTATGGATCCCCGTGCCTGTAGGCATGCAGTGATAGCTGTGTGGATTGCTGGGGGCCTCTCTGGGCTCATGCATGCTGCCATTAACTTCTCCATACCTCTCTGTGGGAAGAGAGTCATTCACCAATTCTTCTGTGATGTTCCTCAGATGCTGAAACTAGCCTGTTCTTATGAATTCATTAATGAGATTGCACTGGCTGCATTCACAACATCTGCAGCATTTATCTGTTTGATCTCCATTGTTCTCTCCTACATTCGCATCTTCTCTACAGTGCTGAGAATCCCATCATCTGAGGGCCGGACCAAGGTCTTCTCCACCTGCCTACCACACCTATTTGTAGCCACCTTCTTTCTTTCAGCTGCAGGCTTTGAGTTTCTCAGACTGCCTTCTGATTCCTCATCGACTGTGGACCTTGTATTCTCCGTATTCTATACTGTGATACCTCCAACACTCAATCCAGTCATCTATAGCTTACGGAATGATGCCATGAAGGCAGCACTGAGGAAGATGCTGTCAAAGGAAGAGCTTCCTCAGAGAAAAATGTGCTTAAAAGCCATGTTTAAACTCTAAAGAACCATACAAATGAAAGGCCTTGTTATTATGTTTCAGATTGGAAGAGAGGTGAATCTTATTTCTTCCCAGAACGCTCTTCCAAGCTGTCTATTGTATATATTCCTCTCAaatataattctttaaaatttaagatgTTGTGCTCTAATAATATtagctttccttcctccctccaattCAAGTGTTATTTTAAGTCATCtttgaaaatttttctgaaatgaaggagaaagacagTTTGGAGTCTGGCCTGTATAATTTAAAACTTGTTATTAACAATAAGGTTGGAGATAGATGAAGCTAACCGGGTTAATATGATGGTGCATATATGGTATTTCCAGTGGGCCTCCTAGTTTTCTATCCATATTAAGTATTCATATTAAGTTCTTTTACTATTATTACAGTGGTGATTTCAACAATTTATTCAGCCCCTAGTAAGTATcaagtgctttatatatatacattttttttggcTCAAGAAAACAACTCTCCTAGCTATGCCATATTGTCCCTATTTTGCCAATAGGAACAATAAATTTAGGAAGGATTAATTAATTTTCctgagatttctcaaataaatggTAGTTAAGCTGTGATTCAAATTAATATTTGTCTGACTCAAACAataaggtcatttatgttccttaCTGATGGCAAATGCATTATTACCCAAATGTGAGTGtgtatgttcatgtgtgtgtgtgatgtgtataatctataaatataagaatatacTACTATAATCTATTAATAAAATTGTCATCACCCTTGTGCATCCCTATTACTGGAGGTATTTATATTAATTCCTTTACTTTTCTGATCTGTACAAGAGTTTGACAAATTGGTTTTACAGAGTTAGGCAGGGGATGCTCCCTAGTTCCATGAAACAGAATATAGATAAACTGCAAATGAAGAGATCCAACTTATGAATGTGTGAGATAAGGAGGCACAAATCTTGTGAATCTGAATATCTGATTCAATTTTGTGTAATGCTGCAGATTTCTTCAAGAAAGACTCATAATTTACAAGAGCACAAAACTGGACTAGTCCCCTCAGTTTTGAAGTAAATCAAAGTACATGTTTTAATGACAAAGGGAATGAGCAATTGCTCAGTAATGGGGAATGTTTTTATAGGACTTTTTTGAATTAATGGTTATAATATctacatatgcatatatcttagtgagtttctttttctttaatcttccacatgagattttgtttttcttttttttatatactttaagttctggggtacatgtgcagaacttgcaggtttgttacataggtatacacatgccatggtggtttgctgcacccatcaacctctcatctacgttaggtatttcccctaatgctatccctcccctaccccctcacccccaaacaggccccagtgtgtgatgttcccctacctgtgtccatgtgttctcattgttcagctcctacttatgagtgagaacatgcaatgtttagttttctgttcttgtgttagtttgctgaaaatgatgctttccagcttcatccatgtccctgcaaaggacatgaaatcatcttttttatggctgcatagtattccatagtattccatgggtgtatatgtgccatcttttctttatccagtgtattattgatgggcatttgggttggtttcaagtctttgctattgtgaacagtgccacaataaacatatgtgtgcatgtgtctttatagtagaatgatttataatcctttgggtatataccctgtaaaGGGATtcttgggtcaaatggtatttttggttctagatccttgaggaatcgccacactgtttccacaatggttgaactactttacagtcccaccaacagtgtaaaggtgttcctatttctccatgtcctctctagcatctgttgtttcctgcctttttaatggtagccattctaactggcatgagatggtatctcactatggttttgattcacatttctctgatgaccagtgatgatgagctttttttcatatgtttgttggccacataaatgtcttattttaaaaagtgtctgtcaGGCCggggcattggctcatgcctgtaatcccagcattttaggggGCCgcagcgggcagatcatgaggtcaggagattgagaccatcctggctaatgtgatgaaactccatctcagctaaaaatacaaaaacttagctgggcgtggtgccatgcacctgtaatcccagctactcaggaggctgaggcaggagaatcgcttgaacctggagaatcccaaaagtgtctgttcacatcctttgcccacattttgatggggttgtttgtttttttcttgtaaatttgtttaaattctttgtagattctggatattagccctttgtcagatggatagattacaaaaattttctcccgttctgtaggttgcctattcactctgctgatggtttcttttgctgtgcagaagctctttagtttaatttgatcccatttgtcaattttggcttttgttgtcattgcttttgatgttttagtcatgaagtctctgCCCATGCCTaaatcctgaatggtattgcctaggttttcttcttgggtttttatggttttaggtcttacgtttaagtctttaatccatcttgagttattttttgtataaggtataaggaaggagtccagtttcagttttctgcatatggctagacagttttctcaacagcatttattaaataggggattctttccccattgcttgtttttgtcaagtttgtcaaagatcagatggttgtagatgtgtggcattatttctgaggcctctgttctgttctgttggtctatatatctgttttggtaccagtaacatgctgttttggttactgtagctttgtagtatactttgaagtcaggtagcatgatgcttccagctttgttctttttgcttaggattgtcttggctgtgtgggctcttgtttggttccatatgaaatttaaagtagtttttttcctattctgtgaagaaagtcaatggtaacttgatggggatagcattgaatctataaattactttgggcagtatggccatttttcatgatattgattcttcctacccatgaggatggaatgtttttccatttgtttgtgccctctctccttgagcagtggtttgtagttctccttgaagaggtccttcacatgccttgtaagttgtattcctgggtattttattctctttgtagtagttatgaatgggagttcactcatgatttggctctctgtcttttttattattggtgtataggaatgcttgtggtttttgcacattgattttgtatcctgagactttgctgaaattgcttataagcttaaggagattttgggctgagacgatggggttttctaagtatagaatcatgtcatctgcaaacagagacaatttgaattcctctctttctatttgaataccttttatttttttctcttgcctgattgccctggccagaacttccaacattatgttgaataagagtggtgagagagggcatccttgtcttgtgacaGTTTTCTCAGGGAATGcgtccagcttttgcccattcagtatgatattggctgtgagtttgtcatagatagcttttattactttgagatacattacatcaatatctagtttattgagagtttttagcatgaagggctgttgaattttgtcgaaggccttttctgcatctattgagataatcatgtggtttttgtcatgggttctgtttatgtgatagattccatttattgatttgcatattttaatcagctttgcatcccagggatgaagctgacttgatcatggtagatgagctttttgatgtgctgctggattcggtttgcctgtattttattgaggattttcacatcaatgttcatcagggatattggcctgaaattttctttttttgttgtgtcttggccaggttttggtgtcaggttgatgctggcctcataaaatgagttatggaggattccctctttttctatcgtttggaatattttcagaaggaatggtaccagctcctttttgtacttgtggtagaattcggctgtgagtctgtctggttctgggcttttcttggttggtaggctattaattacgcctcaatttcagaacttgttattggtctattcaggcattagacttcttcctggtttagtcttggaagggtttatgtgtccaggcatttatccattttttctagattttccagtttatttgcatagagatgtttatagtattccctgatggtagtttctatttctgtgggatcagcagTGATattccatttatcatttttatagtgtctatttgatttttctctcttgtcttctttattagtctggctagcagtctactttgttaattatttcaaaaaaaccagctcctggattcattgattttttgaatttttttttttgtgtgtgtctctatctccttcatttctgctctgatcttagttatttcttgtcttctgctagcttttgaatttgttttctgttgcttctctagttcttttaattgcgatattagggtgtcgattttagatctttcctgctttcttctctggggatttagtgctataaatttccctttaaacactgccttagctgtactcctgcagctagctcagtctctgcccaaacagccgcccagttttgtgcttgaaacccaggaccCCAGTAGcgtaggcacccgagggaatctacTGTTCTGTGGTTTGCGAAATCCGTGGAAAAAGCGTagcatctgggctggagtgcactgttcctcatggctcagtccctcatggcttcccttggctaggggagggagttgtctgaccccttgcgcttcccgggtgaggcgatgccccaccctgcttcggctagCCCTccctgggctgcacccactgtctaaccagtcccagtgagattaGTCGGGTAtctcagttagaaatgcagaaatcatctggcttctgcattgatctcagtgggagctgcagaccgaaGCTgtttctattccaccatctttcCAGCCACCCACACTGATTTCTAAAGTAGTTGTTCCATATTGTATTCCCTAGATAATGAAGAATTGTTataaagggctgggcgtggtggctcacgcctgtaatcccagcactttgggaggccgaggtgggcggatgacgaggtcaggagatcaagaccatcctggctaccttGTCAGGTGTTTTGAAAAACTTTTAGCTTTTTAAACACATTCATGGTGACATATATCAATGAGTTTATTTTGTATTGCCCTGTTCAACaaggttgaacatcttttcatggacTTATTAGTTATTTGTGTGTCTTCATTTGTGAAGTGTTTGCTCAGACActtggcccatttttaaaacGAGTTGTTAATCTTTCTATTATGAAGAcatttacatatgtgtgtatatatgtatatatactggaTAAAAATCTTTTGTCAGATACACATATTACAAATGTTTTTCTAATCTCCtgtgattgtcttttttttccatcaGGTTCTTTTGGagagtaaaactttaaaaattttgatataGTTCAATCTATCAACTTTGTGTTTTATAATTCATGTTTGGTGTCCTATCTTCCAAAAATACCTTCTTTAAAATTacgaagttttttttcttttgagacagggtctcattctgtcagccgggctggagtgcagtggtgcagtcttggctcactgcaacctccgcctcctggttcaagcaattctcgtgcctcagcctctcaagtagctgagattacaagtgtgtgccactacgcttgctcattttctttctttctgtctttttttgttttttgttttttgtatttttaatagagatgggatttcactatgttggccaggctggttttgaactcctcacctcaaatgatccacctgccttggcctcctaatatgctaggattacaggcatgagccaccgcgcccggcctaaaattataaagttatttttctatgtGACCATTTAGAAAATGAATAGTTTTAGCTTCTATACTTAAAATTAAGTCTGCGATCcttattgagttaatttttgagtGTAGTATAAAGTGAGTGTTAATGCTCATTCTTTTTCTATACAGATATATAGTTTTTAGTGTGATTTATTGAAAAGACATTATTTTCCCCCATTGATTTGCCTCAGCACCTTGTCAATATATGGGCTTACTATTCtttttcattgatctatgtgtttatttttagctAATACCACACCATACTAATTTCAGCAACTTTatgacgattttttttttttgagacagagtctcgctctgtctcccgggctggagtgcagtggcaccatctcggctcactgcaagctccacctcccgggttcacgccattctcctgcctcagcctcctaagtagctgggactacaggcgcccaccaccatgcctggctaattttttcgtatttttagtagagacggagtttcaccgtgttagccaggatggtctcgatctcctgacctcgtgatccgcccacctcggcctcccaaaatgctgggattacaggcgtgagccacccacgcCATGCCCTTTATAACAattcttgaagtcaggtagtttaATGCCTCTAATCTTTTGATTTTCTAGGCTTTGATTTTCCAagtcttttgcatttccatatacacTTTAGAATTAGCTTGTTAATTCGTACTAAAAAGAAGCATGCTGGCATTTTTATTAGGATTGCATCAAATCTATAGATCATTTCTGAGAAAATAGAAGTCTTAATATTGAGTCATTTAATTCATAAACACAACATAGCTTCCCAttttttaggtctttaatttctttcagtaacGTTACATGGCTTTCAGTGAGGCAGTCTTGttcctttattaaatttattactaattattcacattttaagttttgaatacaaaaattacacaTCATGCTCCTTAAATTGTTTCAAATGTTGtagaaataacattaaaataagaaTTTCCTCTTTAATAGTGATTCCTAGAGGTTATcactattttaattttgatatatatatatatatagacaaaattgcatgtattatttcttttttccttttattatgtgGTTGGATCTCAAGTGCAGAAGGTTGAGTTCATTACATTTATCAGTTCATGGCACCCTGTCCTCATTAATATGTGCACGATCTCTCTCATCTTACTTTATTTATAACATTACTTTCCTGTCTGTTTCTACTACCATTCCCcctaaagaaaacaattattataAGTTTCATGTGTAATATTTTATGGGCTCTTAATTTCTATTAGTATTGTTGTTTTAGgatattttattctataaaatagTATTACATTATAATCTTATTcagtttcttactttttttcactcagcacacTACTTTTAAGAGCTATCATGTTACGATGTCTATATCTAGCCCACTTTTTCTAAAAACTGCACGTTTTTTGATGTTGTACATCCTCAACCTTCGCAAATCTGCTCTCCcgctgatggacatctgggttgcttcTAATTCCCCATTACCATAAATTATGCCAAACAAGTGTTGTTATGGACTTGTGTAAGGATTTATTTAGGATATATACCTGGAAGCAAAATTGCTCAGGTCCAATATATGAGAgacttaatttgaatttttataccCAGAATGTGCTCCAAAATGCTTCCATGAGGCTACACTCCTACCAGCGGGGCAGACGTGT
This region includes:
- the OR14J1 gene encoding olfactory receptor 14J1 produces the protein MVNLTSMSGFLLMGFSDERKLQILHALVFLVTYLLALTGNLLIIAIITVDRRLHSPMYYFLKHLSLLDLCFISVTVPQSIANSLMGNGYISLVQCILQVFFFIALASSEVAILTVMSYDRYAAICQPLHYETIMDPRACRHAVIAVWIAGGLSGLMHAAINFSIPLCGKRVIHQFFCDVPQMLKLACSYEFINEIALAAFTTSAAFICLISIVLSYIRIFSTVLRIPSSEGRTKVFSTCLPHLFVATFFLSAAGFEFLRLPSDSSSTVDLVFSVFYTVIPPTLNPVIYSLRNDAMKAALRKMLSKEELPQRKMCLKAMFKL